The proteins below come from a single Sorghum bicolor cultivar BTx623 chromosome 4, Sorghum_bicolor_NCBIv3, whole genome shotgun sequence genomic window:
- the LOC8077614 gene encoding transcription factor IBH1-like 1 has translation MLAHTTCRMRLHSSLMEIRSIYIHPQTHTFFHCFLHDLPLTFPAQLSTQMRGPNTKAFQQGFLKNMILNLQSCSEFCISSSSSASGGAAMMSLQQRKCAIIKSSADIAMATARGHGARWPQAVLASSSSPSRPSSKPSSSPEKKKKNTRVCKKIVRRCLHARRWRDGTAGRTTTTTAAAMIGSREIARRLVRKRTKVLRKMIPGGELLDEISLLHEAVDYVAHLHAQVDVLRRISNAVQRG, from the coding sequence ATGCTAGCTCACACCACATGCAGGATGCGACTCCATTCCTCGCTCATGGAGATCAGATCGATATATATACATCCACAAACACACACATTTTTCCATTGCTTCCTACACGACCTGCCTCTTACATTTCCAGCTCAATTATCAACGCAAATGCGAGGTCCCAACACCAAGGCCTTCCAGCAAGGCTTCCTCAAGAACATGATCCTGAATCTCCAATCCTGCAGCGAATTCTGcatctcatcctcctcctctgccTCTGGGGGCGCCGCCATGATGAGTCTCCAGCAGAGGAAGTGCGCCATCATCAAGTCGTCGGCCGACATCGCCATGGCGACTGCCCGCGGCCACGGAGCGCGGTGGCCGCAGGCCGTCTTGGCTTCGAGTTCGTCGCCGTCTAGGCCGAGCAGCaagccgtcgtcgtcgccggagaagaagaagaagaacacgCGCGTGTGCAAGAAGATTGTGAGGCGGTGTCTCCACGCAAGGAGATGGAGAGATGGCACTGCTggaaggacgacgacgacgacggcggcggcgatgatCGGTAGCAGGGAGATTGCGAGAAGGCTGGTGAGGAAGAGGACCAAGGTGCTGAGGAAGATGATACCTGGCGGCGAACTGCTCGATGAGATCTCGCTGCTTCATGAAGCTGTGGACTACGTTGCTCATCTACACGCGCAAGTCGACGTCCTCAGGCGCATCTCAAATGCGGTGCAACGAGGTTGA
- the LOC8077615 gene encoding protein ECERIFERUM 3 — protein MAAPLSSWPWTSLGDYKYALLGPLAWKVVQEWREQGQGALPLVLGSWWLHLLLLFVVRGLTYQFWFTYGNMLFFTRRRRVVADGVDFRQIDAEWDWDNFLVLQTLIGATVVNSPLLPGLRQLCLWDARGWAVALLLHVGFSEPVFYLAHRALHRDPLFARHHAAHHSSGVTQSLTAGFGTPLEALLLTLVMGVPLAGAFLVGAGSIGLVYVHALAFDYLRAMGYSNVEVVSPRVFEAFPLLRYILYTPSYLSLHHRERRGNFCLFMPALDWLGGTLDSRAWPLQRAAYDGAAGGGALGTPGFVFLAHVVDIMSSMHVPFTLRSLGATPFANHFYLLPFWPLAFFFMLLMWCCSKTFVVSFYCLRGQLHQTWSVPRYGFQYFLPAAKKGINKQIELAILRADRMGVKVLSLAALNKNEALNGGGTLFVNKHPDLRVRVVHGNTLTAAVILNEIPSNVKEVFMTGATSKLGRAIALYLCRKKIRVLMFTMSSERFVKIQREAPPEFQQYLVQVTKYQAAQNCKTWIVGKWLSPREQRWAPSGTHFHQFVVPPIIGFRRDCTYGKLAAMRLPKDVQGLGSCEYTMERGVVHACHAGGVVHFLEGWDHHEVGAIDVDRIDVVWNAALKHGLAPV, from the exons ATGGCTGCTCCCCTCTCTTCCTGGCCATGGACAAGCCTCGGCGATTACAAG TACGCGCTGCTGGGGCCTCTGGCGTGGAAGGTGGTGCAAGAATGGCGGGAGCAGGGCCAAGGGGCGCTGCCGCTGGTGCTGGGCTCGTGGTGGCTGCACCTCCTCTTGCTGTTCGTGGTGCGGGGGCTCACCTACCAGTTCTGGTTCACCTACGGCAACATGCTCTTCttcacccgccgccgccgagtcGTCGCCGACGGCGTCGACTTCCGGCAGATCGACGCCGAGTGGGACTG GGACAACTTTCTCGTGCTGCAAACGCTGATTGGGGCCACGGTGGTCAACAGCCCACTGCTCCCGGGCCTGCGGCAGCTCTGCCTGTGGGACGCCCGTGGGTGGGCCGTCGCCCTGCTGCTGCATGTGGGCTTCTCAGAGCCGGTCTTCTACCTGGCCCACCGGGCCCTCCACCGGGACCCGCTCTTCGCCCGGCACCACGCCGCGCACCACTCCTCGGGAGTCACCCAGTCGTTGACAG CCGGGTTCGGGACGCCGCTGGAGGCCCTGCTGCTGACGCTGGTGATGGGGGTCCCACTGGCAGGGGCCTTCTTGGTCGGGGCCGGGTCCATAGGCCTGGTCTACGTGCACGCCCTCGCCTTCGACTACCTGCGCGCCATGGGGTACAGCAACGTCGAGGTCGTGTCGCCCAGGGTGTTTGAAGCGTTCCCGCTGCTCAgatacatcctctacacaccttc GTACCTGAGCCTGCACCACCGCGAGCGTCGCGGCAACTTCTGCCTGTTCATGCCGGCGCTGGACTGGCTGGGCGGGACGCTGGACTCGCGCGCGTGGCCGCTGCAGCGCGCCGCCTACGAcggcgcggcgggcggcggcgcgctGGGCACGCCGGGGTTCGTGTTCCTGGCGCACGTGGTGGACATCATGTCGTCGATGCACGTGCCGTTCACGCTCCGGTCGCTGGGCGCCACCCCGTTCGCCAACCACTTCTacctgctcccgttctggccgCTGGCCTTCTTCTTCATGCTCCTCATGTGGTGCTGCTCCAAGACCTTCGTCGTCAGCTTCTACTGCCTCCGCGGCCAGCTCCACCAGACCTGGTCCGTGCCTCGCTACGGCTTCCAG TACTTCCTGCCGGCGGCGAAGAAGGGCATCAACAAGCAGATCGAGCTGGCCATCCTTCGGGCCGACAGGATGGGCGTCAAGGTGCTCAGCCTCGCCGCGCTAAACAAG AACGAGGCGTTGAACGGAGGCGGCACCCTGTTCGTGAACAAGCACCCGGACCTGCGTGTGAGGGTGGTGCACGGCAACACGCTGACGGCGGCCGTGATCCTGAACGAGATCCCCAGCAACGTCAAGGAGGTGTTCATGACCGGCGCCACCTCCAAGCTCGGCAGGGCCATCGCACTCTACCTCtgcaggaagaagatcagagtcCTG ATGTTCACGATGTCGTCGGAGAGGTTCGTGAAGATCCAgagggaggcgccgccggagttCCAGCAGTACCTCGTGCAGGTGACCAAATACCAGGCCGCACAGAACTGCAAG ACGTGGATCGTGGGCAAGTGGCTGTCGCCGCGCGAGCAGCGGTGGGCGCCGTCGGGGACGCACTTCCACCAGTTCGTGGTGCCGCCCATCATCGGCTTCCGGCGAGACTGCACCTACGGCAAGCTCGCCGCCATGAGGCTCCCCAAGGACGTGCAGGGCCTGGGCTCCTGCGAGTACACGATGGAGCGCGGGGTGGTGCACGCGTGCCACGCCGGCGGCGTCGTGCACTTCCTCGAAGGATGGGACCACCACGAGGTGGGCGCCATCGACGTCGACCGGATCGACGTCGTCTGGAACGCCGCGCTCAAGCACGGCCTCGCGCCGGTGTGA
- the LOC8077616 gene encoding uncharacterized protein LOC8077616 isoform X2, translated as MAHPKSNALATALTKRKSPDRGTGALLVPGSKKQKSTTCMVCCITANSKKAMQDHLNGKAHKRKVVALPELPKLVPETEQERGLEAGEEEAMAMETLGDYKPKKFMMATNAGELNEVAQMDGYLLCELCNVPTADRVTMMCHLQGSKHISNCQKKRQPSIKPSNEAKGTVSAATSAIGSADPKKLALEDFSVPLPHTVRRLEGFLLCELCDVKVPSMHVMRQHLSGKKHKNKVNTSSDAFVLSTGGKEAVKVQPVDTQTFVISDLAAKVEAPLEKSLQPKLGDDSELQETTVTPAKEDAATGDSAKTAGKEMMKSSATFAGAQPNNVSVSNSLTMEVDSVMHPLSQVDGFLVCLSCNIKLPSETIMKSHLAGKKHKRKMALAARGNSDLSVLATGADEVQDSISKTTKANVEAGLVPSVVPQANTTADEEEESAPLLATPQTENTVAMALTSMAVDLPAEAQLATCIVEPAKDCEITKEAEGEHAALAPGKPIKIQVEGKVFTVMRQENGSLLCEVCGVVCDKDSMILHLYTSAHWSKASLAEEKEKEQACITADAVVDKDGEVGNMANKGSGGLRREVAVGVCDRKQLERCMLTSTTT; from the exons ATG GCCCACCCAAAATCAAACGCACTAGCAACCGCGCTGACCAAGCGGAAGAGCCCTGATCGTGGCACCGGAGCATTGTTGGTTCCAGGCAGCAAGAAGCAGAAGAGTACAACCTGCATGGTGTGTTGCATCACTGCAAACAGCAAGAAGGCCATGCAAGACCACCTCAATGGGAAGGCGCACAAGAGGAAGGTGGTGGCACTTCCGGAGTTGCCAAAGCTAGTGCCAGAGACAGAGCAGGAGAGAGGGCTCGAGGCAGGGGAGGAAGAGGCAATGGCAATGGAGACATTGGGAGATTACAAACCGAAGAAGTTCATGATGGCGACGAACGCAGGAGAGCTGAACGAAGTGGCACAGATGGACGGGTACCTCCTATGTGAGTTGTGCAATGTGCCGACAGCAGACCGTGTTACCATGATGTGCCACCTACAGGGTAGCAAGCACATCTCTAATTGCCAGAAGAAGCGTCAACCCTCCATCAAGCCATCGAATGAGGCAAAGGGTACAGTTAGTGCTGCCACTTCAGCTATTGGCAGCGCTGATCCTAAAAAGCTGGCTCTAGAGGATTTCAGTGTGCCGCTGCCACACACCGTGCGACGCTTGGAAGGATTTTTGCTCTGCGAGCTGTGTGATGTGAAGGTTCCATCGATGCATGTCATGCGTCAACACTTGTCAGGGAAGAAGCACAAGAATAAGGTGAACACCAGCTCTGATGCCTTTGTCTTGTCCACAGGTGGAAAGGAAGCGGTCAAAGTGCAGCCAGTAGACACACAGACATTTGTCATCTCTGACTTGGCAGCAAAGGTGGAAGCCCCATTGGAGAAGTCCTTGCAACCAAAGCTTGGTGATGACAGTGAGCTGCAAGAAACGACTGTGACACCAGCAAAGGAAGACGCCGCCACTGGGGACAGTGCTAAGACTGCTGGAAAGGAAATGATGAAAAGTAGTGCAACTTTTGCTGGCGCTCAGCCCAATAATGTCTCTGTTTCTAACTCGCTGACCATGGAAGTAGACAGTGTGATGCACCCTCTCTCCCAGGTGGATGGCTTCCTCGTCTGCCTGAGCTGCAACATAAAGTTACCATCTGAGACTATCATGAAGTCTCACCTGGCTGGCAAAAAGCACAAGCGCAAGATGGCACTCGCTGCACGAGGAAACAGCGACTTGTCTGTCCTTGCCACTGGGGCTGACGAGGTGcaagacagcatctcaaagaCCACGAAAGCCAATGTGGAGGCAGGATTGGTGCCGTCGGTGGTGCCACAGGCAAATACTACTGCCGACGAAGAAGAAGAATCAGCCCCACTGTTAGCAACTCCACAAACGGAAAACACTGTTGCAATGGCATTGACTTCAATGGCAGTAGATCTACCAGCAGAAGCCCAACTTGCTACATGCATTGTTGAACCAGCTAAGGATTGCGAGATTACTAAGGAAGCTGAAGGAGAGCACGCAGCGCTTGCCCCTGGCAAGCCAATTAAGATCCAGGTGGAGGGCAAGGTGTTCACTGTGATGCGGCAGGAGAATGGCAGTCTCTTGTGCGAGGTGTGTGGTGTTGTATGCGACAAAGACAGCATGATTCTGCACCTCTACACCAGTGCGCATTGGAGCAAAGCCAGTCTTGCAGAGGAAAAAGAGAAGGAGCAAGCGTGCATCACTGCAGATGCAGTAGTGGACAAGGATGGCGAGGTTGGCAACATGGCAAACAAGGGTTCTGGTGGACTGAGAAGAGAAGTGGCAGTCGGTGTGTGTGATCGTAAACAACTTGAACGTTGCATGTTGACTAGTACTACTACTTGA
- the LOC8077616 gene encoding uncharacterized protein LOC8077616 isoform X1 codes for MEFQYRAIDEPRSRSPLPPPPAAPSTPGSGSADSHRGDGPVERVGNSAAAAVDGDELRRRQAEKARIRERILREEVENWELELEVRSELREEMLQRSWPVLGRSATGSDAPPALSTGMITAAAKSLQPVVALEAHPKSNALATALTKRKSPDRGTGALLVPGSKKQKSTTCMVCCITANSKKAMQDHLNGKAHKRKVVALPELPKLVPETEQERGLEAGEEEAMAMETLGDYKPKKFMMATNAGELNEVAQMDGYLLCELCNVPTADRVTMMCHLQGSKHISNCQKKRQPSIKPSNEAKGTVSAATSAIGSADPKKLALEDFSVPLPHTVRRLEGFLLCELCDVKVPSMHVMRQHLSGKKHKNKVNTSSDAFVLSTGGKEAVKVQPVDTQTFVISDLAAKVEAPLEKSLQPKLGDDSELQETTVTPAKEDAATGDSAKTAGKEMMKSSATFAGAQPNNVSVSNSLTMEVDSVMHPLSQVDGFLVCLSCNIKLPSETIMKSHLAGKKHKRKMALAARGNSDLSVLATGADEVQDSISKTTKANVEAGLVPSVVPQANTTADEEEESAPLLATPQTENTVAMALTSMAVDLPAEAQLATCIVEPAKDCEITKEAEGEHAALAPGKPIKIQVEGKVFTVMRQENGSLLCEVCGVVCDKDSMILHLYTSAHWSKASLAEEKEKEQACITADAVVDKDGEVGNMANKGSGGLRREVAVGVCDRKQLERCMLTSTTT; via the exons ATGGAGTTCCAGTACCGCGCCATCGACGAGCCCCGAAGCCGATCgccactgccgccgccgccagcggcGCCAAGTACTCCTGGCTCCGGATCGGCAG ACAGCCATCGAGGCGACGGTCCGGTAGAGCGTGTGGGGAATTCGGCCGCCGCGGCGGTTGACGGTGATGagctgcggcggcggcaagcGGAGAAGGCGAGGATCAGGGAGCGGATCCTCAGGGAGGAAGTGGAGAACTGGGAGCTAGAGCTGGAGGTGCGCAGTGAGTTAAGGGAGGAGATGCTGCAGCGGTCATGGCCCGTGCTCGGGCGATCGGCGACGGGATCCGATGCTCCGCCGGCGTTGTCAACCGGCATGATTACCGCCGCCGCCAAGTCATTGCAGCCTGTTGTTGCGCTTGAG GCCCACCCAAAATCAAACGCACTAGCAACCGCGCTGACCAAGCGGAAGAGCCCTGATCGTGGCACCGGAGCATTGTTGGTTCCAGGCAGCAAGAAGCAGAAGAGTACAACCTGCATGGTGTGTTGCATCACTGCAAACAGCAAGAAGGCCATGCAAGACCACCTCAATGGGAAGGCGCACAAGAGGAAGGTGGTGGCACTTCCGGAGTTGCCAAAGCTAGTGCCAGAGACAGAGCAGGAGAGAGGGCTCGAGGCAGGGGAGGAAGAGGCAATGGCAATGGAGACATTGGGAGATTACAAACCGAAGAAGTTCATGATGGCGACGAACGCAGGAGAGCTGAACGAAGTGGCACAGATGGACGGGTACCTCCTATGTGAGTTGTGCAATGTGCCGACAGCAGACCGTGTTACCATGATGTGCCACCTACAGGGTAGCAAGCACATCTCTAATTGCCAGAAGAAGCGTCAACCCTCCATCAAGCCATCGAATGAGGCAAAGGGTACAGTTAGTGCTGCCACTTCAGCTATTGGCAGCGCTGATCCTAAAAAGCTGGCTCTAGAGGATTTCAGTGTGCCGCTGCCACACACCGTGCGACGCTTGGAAGGATTTTTGCTCTGCGAGCTGTGTGATGTGAAGGTTCCATCGATGCATGTCATGCGTCAACACTTGTCAGGGAAGAAGCACAAGAATAAGGTGAACACCAGCTCTGATGCCTTTGTCTTGTCCACAGGTGGAAAGGAAGCGGTCAAAGTGCAGCCAGTAGACACACAGACATTTGTCATCTCTGACTTGGCAGCAAAGGTGGAAGCCCCATTGGAGAAGTCCTTGCAACCAAAGCTTGGTGATGACAGTGAGCTGCAAGAAACGACTGTGACACCAGCAAAGGAAGACGCCGCCACTGGGGACAGTGCTAAGACTGCTGGAAAGGAAATGATGAAAAGTAGTGCAACTTTTGCTGGCGCTCAGCCCAATAATGTCTCTGTTTCTAACTCGCTGACCATGGAAGTAGACAGTGTGATGCACCCTCTCTCCCAGGTGGATGGCTTCCTCGTCTGCCTGAGCTGCAACATAAAGTTACCATCTGAGACTATCATGAAGTCTCACCTGGCTGGCAAAAAGCACAAGCGCAAGATGGCACTCGCTGCACGAGGAAACAGCGACTTGTCTGTCCTTGCCACTGGGGCTGACGAGGTGcaagacagcatctcaaagaCCACGAAAGCCAATGTGGAGGCAGGATTGGTGCCGTCGGTGGTGCCACAGGCAAATACTACTGCCGACGAAGAAGAAGAATCAGCCCCACTGTTAGCAACTCCACAAACGGAAAACACTGTTGCAATGGCATTGACTTCAATGGCAGTAGATCTACCAGCAGAAGCCCAACTTGCTACATGCATTGTTGAACCAGCTAAGGATTGCGAGATTACTAAGGAAGCTGAAGGAGAGCACGCAGCGCTTGCCCCTGGCAAGCCAATTAAGATCCAGGTGGAGGGCAAGGTGTTCACTGTGATGCGGCAGGAGAATGGCAGTCTCTTGTGCGAGGTGTGTGGTGTTGTATGCGACAAAGACAGCATGATTCTGCACCTCTACACCAGTGCGCATTGGAGCAAAGCCAGTCTTGCAGAGGAAAAAGAGAAGGAGCAAGCGTGCATCACTGCAGATGCAGTAGTGGACAAGGATGGCGAGGTTGGCAACATGGCAAACAAGGGTTCTGGTGGACTGAGAAGAGAAGTGGCAGTCGGTGTGTGTGATCGTAAACAACTTGAACGTTGCATGTTGACTAGTACTACTACTTGA